A single region of the Clostridia bacterium genome encodes:
- a CDS encoding sugar phosphate isomerase/epimerase, with protein sequence MNIAFYINYGFYQDARTALSRLKAHGVDKVVTWIDHDVEATATLGEHELFSYVKDNALQIDAAIVPHDNLPYLSNTRYGRKDAIKAYKQAVLTAVDNHVPLLVMDAAPLSAPYVEALREICAYASENGVIIALRDAADADVIGILSEVDDLYYCLDTAQCIKHHLDVPARVEALKSRLVYVILSDVGHNDERCLPTYGNTDFAPILAAVKASGYVGTYAVYASSAKGITDADAFIEAAKSIVK encoded by the coding sequence ATGAATATTGCTTTTTACATCAATTACGGATTCTATCAAGACGCGCGCACCGCGCTTTCCCGTCTCAAAGCCCACGGCGTAGACAAAGTCGTCACATGGATCGACCACGACGTGGAAGCGACCGCCACCTTGGGCGAGCACGAGTTGTTTTCCTATGTCAAAGACAACGCCTTACAAATAGACGCCGCCATCGTTCCCCACGACAACTTGCCCTACCTGTCCAACACGCGCTACGGGCGCAAGGACGCCATCAAGGCCTACAAGCAAGCCGTCCTGACCGCGGTGGACAACCACGTTCCCCTGCTCGTGATGGACGCCGCGCCTCTCTCCGCGCCCTACGTAGAGGCGCTTCGGGAGATTTGCGCCTACGCTTCCGAAAACGGCGTTATCATAGCCCTTCGCGACGCGGCGGACGCGGACGTCATCGGCATTCTATCCGAGGTAGACGACCTCTATTATTGTCTTGACACGGCGCAATGCATCAAGCATCATTTGGACGTTCCCGCCCGCGTGGAGGCCCTCAAATCCCGCCTCGTTTACGTCATTCTCTCGGACGTGGGACACAATGACGAACGCTGTCTTCCCACCTACGGCAATACGGATTTCGCGCCCATTCTCGCCGCCGTCAAAGCCTCGGGCTACGTCGGCACCTACGCCGTCTACGCGTCGAGCGCCAAAGGTATCACGGATGCGGACGCCTTCATCGAAGCGGCCAAATCCATCGTCAAATAG